From Azospirillum sp. TSA2s, a single genomic window includes:
- a CDS encoding glycosyltransferase — MAVSRKVQKMPETVQSDRVTAAAAAMMVYLTDRQFDAEKINRFTALCEEIRRDLDLDSRLALAERLEREAPSNDNVRLRSVLFLLTGDLYHYERILHYLILGGDSADPAALHYTHWCMSRQLFLGAAGGDKLASFVPCDQFRFYTAMVRQIARRWGLTPPRATLRDGPIRRVAVVTNQFTNQGHQPTRDCFDFAARMQDEFGLDVAIINVNGLPGRVESVFIPPMVAEVAADLEGVYALRMFGRQVKVASFTQPAFSQDKLRVIVEAIDGYDPDLIVSFGGSNIVADLFADSGARPVVALPTSSGITLSLAPIVLGFEERDHTLSIPALYRGPFARRFRPFTFGYTLPPSDGVRVNTGFADGTPLFAVVGTRLDQEVTGEVLGLLDNILDRCPDAGLVFAGEVRDLPARLAPLRNGQRMRCLGHVPDIRALYGLCRVFLNPPRQGGGGGAAFALAEGVPVVTYGWGDGAVVSGPEFCVSGRDAFVERAVTLATDAAAHAAAGAAAKARFIEIGDRNRCVERLIAYGEEARTLLRAERAGAN; from the coding sequence ATGGCTGTCAGTCGAAAGGTCCAGAAGATGCCGGAAACGGTCCAGTCCGACCGCGTGACCGCGGCTGCCGCCGCCATGATGGTCTATCTGACCGACAGGCAGTTCGACGCCGAGAAGATCAACCGGTTCACCGCGCTGTGCGAGGAGATCCGCCGCGATCTCGACCTCGACAGCCGCCTTGCGCTGGCCGAGCGGCTGGAGCGCGAGGCGCCGTCGAACGACAATGTCCGGCTCCGCTCGGTCCTGTTCCTGCTGACCGGCGATCTCTATCACTATGAACGCATTCTCCATTACCTGATCCTCGGCGGCGACAGCGCCGATCCGGCTGCGCTGCACTACACCCACTGGTGCATGTCGCGGCAGCTGTTCCTGGGCGCGGCCGGCGGCGACAAGCTGGCGAGCTTCGTGCCCTGCGACCAGTTCCGCTTCTATACTGCGATGGTCCGCCAGATCGCACGACGCTGGGGCCTGACGCCGCCGCGGGCGACTTTGCGCGACGGGCCGATCCGCCGTGTCGCGGTGGTGACCAACCAGTTCACCAACCAGGGCCATCAGCCGACCCGCGACTGCTTCGACTTCGCCGCCCGCATGCAGGACGAGTTCGGGCTGGATGTCGCCATCATCAACGTCAACGGCCTGCCGGGACGGGTCGAGAGCGTCTTCATCCCGCCGATGGTGGCGGAGGTCGCCGCCGATCTGGAGGGCGTCTATGCGCTGAGGATGTTCGGCCGGCAGGTCAAGGTCGCCTCCTTCACACAGCCCGCCTTCAGCCAGGACAAGCTGCGCGTCATCGTGGAGGCCATCGACGGCTACGACCCCGACCTGATCGTGTCCTTCGGCGGGTCGAACATCGTCGCCGACCTGTTCGCCGACTCCGGCGCCCGGCCGGTGGTGGCGCTGCCCACCAGTTCGGGCATCACCCTGTCGCTGGCCCCGATCGTGCTTGGATTTGAGGAGCGAGACCACACCCTGTCGATTCCGGCGCTGTATCGCGGCCCCTTCGCCCGCCGTTTCCGTCCCTTCACCTTCGGCTACACCCTGCCGCCGTCCGACGGAGTGCGCGTTAACACCGGCTTTGCCGACGGCACCCCCCTGTTTGCGGTGGTCGGCACCCGCCTGGACCAGGAGGTGACGGGGGAGGTGCTGGGCCTGTTGGACAATATTCTGGACCGCTGCCCCGATGCCGGTCTGGTGTTCGCCGGCGAGGTGCGGGACCTGCCGGCGCGCCTCGCGCCGCTGCGCAACGGGCAGCGCATGCGTTGCCTGGGCCATGTCCCCGACATCCGCGCGCTCTATGGCCTCTGCCGCGTCTTCCTCAACCCACCGCGCCAGGGTGGGGGCGGCGGCGCGGCCTTCGCCCTGGCCGAAGGGGTGCCGGTGGTGACCTATGGCTGGGGCGACGGAGCGGTCGTCTCCGGTCCCGAATTCTGCGTGTCCGGCCGCGACGCCTTTGTGGAGCGTGCCGTGACGCTTGCCACCGATGCCGCCGCCCACGCTGCGGCCGGAGCCGCCGCGAAGGCACGCTTCATCGAGATCGGCGACCGCAACCGATGCGTCGAACGGCTGATTGCCTATGGCGAGGAGGCGCGGACCCTGCTGCGCGCCGAACGCGCCGGAGCGAATTAA
- the pseI gene encoding pseudaminic acid synthase, whose translation MSIAGRPIGCGHPPYLIAEMSGNHNGDLGRALALVEAAKEAGADAVKLQTYTADTITIAHDGPGFRLEGGLWGGRTLHDLYREAHTPWEWHAPLFERARALGLTIFSSPFDETAIELLEDLDAPAFKIASFELIDLPLIRRAARSGKPLIISTGLATLGEIEEAVAAAGDVPLALLHCVSGYPTPPEDCNLRTIPHLAQTFAGVTAGLSDHSQGIAVPVAAAAMGATIIEKHFTLSRADGGVDSAFSLEPAEFKAMADAVRAATAAMGRVDYTVKPSEVGGRDYRRSLYVVADVEAGEPLTAANVRSIRPGFGMAPKHLPDVLGRRAVRRLNRGEPLSWDMLAPPRQEDRHG comes from the coding sequence ATGTCCATCGCCGGCCGTCCGATCGGCTGCGGCCATCCGCCCTATCTGATCGCGGAGATGTCGGGGAACCACAATGGCGATCTGGGCCGTGCCCTGGCGCTGGTGGAGGCGGCGAAGGAAGCGGGGGCCGATGCGGTCAAGCTGCAGACCTACACCGCCGACACCATCACCATCGCCCATGACGGTCCCGGCTTCCGGCTTGAGGGCGGGCTTTGGGGCGGACGCACCCTGCACGACCTCTACCGCGAGGCGCACACGCCCTGGGAGTGGCATGCCCCGCTGTTCGAGCGGGCGCGGGCGCTGGGCCTGACCATCTTCAGTTCCCCCTTCGACGAGACCGCCATCGAACTGCTGGAGGATCTCGACGCCCCGGCTTTCAAGATCGCGTCCTTCGAGCTGATCGATCTGCCGCTGATCCGCCGCGCTGCCCGCTCCGGCAAGCCGCTCATCATCTCCACCGGCCTCGCCACGCTGGGCGAGATCGAAGAGGCGGTGGCCGCGGCCGGCGACGTGCCGCTGGCCCTGCTGCATTGCGTCAGCGGCTATCCCACCCCGCCGGAGGACTGCAACCTCCGCACCATCCCTCATCTGGCCCAGACCTTCGCCGGCGTCACCGCCGGCCTGTCCGACCACAGCCAGGGCATCGCCGTGCCGGTTGCCGCCGCTGCAATGGGCGCCACCATCATCGAGAAGCACTTCACCCTGTCGCGCGCCGACGGCGGGGTCGACAGCGCCTTTTCTCTGGAACCGGCGGAGTTCAAGGCGATGGCCGACGCCGTGCGCGCGGCGACCGCCGCCATGGGCCGGGTCGACTATACGGTGAAGCCCAGCGAGGTTGGCGGGCGCGACTACCGCCGCTCCCTCTATGTCGTCGCCGACGTGGAGGCGGGAGAGCCGCTGACCGCCGCCAACGTCCGCTCCATCCGCCCCGGCTTCGGCATGGCGCCCAAGCATCTGCCGGACGTGCTCGGCCGCCGCGCCGTCCGCCGCCTGAACCGGGGGGAGCCGCTGTCCTGGGACATGCTGGCGCCCCCGAGGCAGGAGGACCGGCATGGATAA
- a CDS encoding cytidylyltransferase domain-containing protein, protein MDKPRVVAISQARMTSTRLPGKVLMPAAGRPLLAHHLERLSRTPGLDAMVLATTVNATDDPVVECAQGLGVAVFRGDEQDVLGRFAGAAALAGADLVVRVTADCPLIDPVLVGRLIAAFREGQPLDYLSIDSTRYPRGLDAEIFPRRLLDEAAANAADPAEREHVTPYIYRRPDRFRLGTALVPDAPVEPADQRWCVDEPADYELVRRLLEALVPSNPGFGWQDCCKTLRDHPDWVDINRSVRQKTLH, encoded by the coding sequence ATGGATAAACCGCGCGTCGTCGCCATCTCGCAGGCTCGGATGACCTCCACCCGGCTGCCGGGCAAGGTGCTGATGCCGGCCGCCGGCCGCCCGCTGCTGGCCCACCATCTGGAGCGGCTGTCCCGCACGCCCGGCCTGGATGCGATGGTGCTGGCGACGACGGTGAACGCCACCGACGACCCGGTGGTGGAGTGCGCGCAGGGTCTGGGCGTCGCCGTCTTCCGAGGCGACGAGCAGGACGTGCTGGGCCGCTTCGCCGGTGCTGCGGCGCTGGCCGGCGCCGATCTGGTGGTGCGCGTCACCGCCGACTGTCCGCTGATCGACCCGGTGCTGGTCGGCCGCCTGATCGCCGCCTTCAGGGAGGGCCAGCCGCTGGATTACCTGTCGATCGACAGCACCCGCTACCCGCGCGGCCTGGATGCCGAGATCTTCCCGCGCCGCCTGCTGGACGAGGCGGCGGCCAATGCCGCCGACCCGGCTGAGCGGGAGCATGTCACCCCCTACATCTACCGCCGCCCCGACCGCTTCCGGCTGGGGACGGCGCTGGTGCCCGACGCGCCGGTGGAGCCTGCCGACCAGCGCTGGTGCGTGGACGAGCCCGCCGACTACGAGCTGGTGCGGCGCCTGCTGGAGGCGTTGGTGCCGTCCAACCCCGGTTTCGGCTGGCAGGATTGTTGCAAAACTCTTCGCGACCACCCCGATTGGGTGGACATCAACCGTTCGGTCCGGCAAAAGACGCTGCACTGA
- a CDS encoding acyl carrier protein, producing MDRNEFLLALDEMLELDPGTLTGDEALESLEAWDSLAVISFIALVDEKTGVVVEGEKLAKAKTVADLLALAGAPVAA from the coding sequence ATGGATCGCAATGAATTCCTTCTCGCTCTTGACGAGATGCTCGAACTGGATCCCGGCACGCTGACCGGCGACGAGGCCCTGGAATCGCTGGAGGCCTGGGACTCGCTGGCGGTCATCAGCTTCATCGCGCTGGTGGACGAGAAGACCGGCGTGGTCGTCGAAGGCGAGAAGCTGGCCAAGGCGAAGACGGTCGCCGACCTGCTGGCCCTGGCGGGTGCCCCGGTCGCGGCCTGA
- a CDS encoding alpha/beta fold hydrolase, translating into MPVPVSRPVTEGSRLRAGVATVAGGPAAYLSVGSGGVPVLLLHGFAGDRLTWQFNLSALSARRRAIAVDLPGHGGSTPDVGSGRVADFAPWLVEFLDGLELPRVHLVGHSMGGYVARELAGLAPDRVASLTLLSSAGLGTPFDLNFLRRAIAPADVAEGRTCAERLFAGPSPLISRFGEVLHAQGADPVRRAGLERIIEESFAAHADGGGPPVDWSGYPMPIQVLWGREDRIIPLPPADRLPPAAPFRVFDNAGHLPHIEAASPVTAAVRAFLDGCDDVQAGCPLPEPTRP; encoded by the coding sequence GTGCCGGTTCCCGTTTCCCGGCCTGTCACTGAAGGCAGCCGCCTGCGCGCCGGTGTCGCCACCGTCGCCGGCGGTCCTGCCGCCTACCTGTCGGTCGGCAGCGGCGGCGTGCCCGTCCTGCTTCTGCATGGCTTCGCCGGCGACCGCCTGACCTGGCAGTTCAACCTGTCGGCCTTGTCGGCCCGGCGGCGCGCCATCGCCGTCGATCTGCCGGGCCATGGCGGATCGACGCCGGATGTCGGCAGCGGCCGGGTCGCCGATTTCGCTCCCTGGCTGGTCGAGTTCCTCGACGGGCTGGAGTTGCCGCGGGTGCATCTGGTCGGCCATTCGATGGGCGGCTATGTCGCTCGCGAACTGGCCGGGCTGGCGCCCGACCGGGTGGCGAGCCTGACCCTGCTGTCCAGCGCCGGGCTCGGCACGCCCTTCGACCTGAACTTCCTGCGCCGCGCCATCGCGCCCGCCGACGTTGCGGAGGGGCGCACCTGCGCCGAACGGCTGTTCGCCGGTCCGTCGCCGCTGATCTCCCGCTTCGGCGAGGTGCTGCATGCCCAGGGCGCCGACCCGGTCCGCCGGGCAGGGCTGGAGCGGATCATCGAGGAGTCCTTCGCCGCCCATGCCGATGGCGGTGGACCGCCGGTGGACTGGAGCGGCTATCCGATGCCAATCCAGGTGCTGTGGGGGCGCGAGGACCGCATCATCCCGCTGCCGCCCGCCGACCGGCTGCCGCCGGCCGCCCCGTTCCGGGTCTTCGACAATGCCGGCCACCTGCCGCACATCGAGGCTGCCAGCCCGGTGACCGCCGCCGTCCGGGCCTTCCTGGACGGCTGCGACGATGTCCAAGCCGGATGCCCACTCCCTGAGCCGACCAGACCATGA
- a CDS encoding acyl carrier protein: protein MTDSIFALIAEELGRIAADKGEALPPLTADSRFLDGDLPIDSLDLATLLVVLEQRTGQDPFREGFRQFTTVGELAALYTVPA from the coding sequence ATGACCGACAGCATCTTCGCCCTGATCGCCGAGGAACTCGGCCGCATCGCCGCCGACAAGGGAGAGGCCCTGCCGCCCCTGACGGCGGACAGCCGTTTCCTCGACGGCGATCTGCCGATCGATTCGCTGGACCTGGCCACGCTGCTGGTGGTGCTGGAACAGCGCACCGGCCAGGACCCCTTCCGCGAAGGCTTCCGCCAGTTCACTACCGTCGGCGAACTGGCGGCGCTCTACACCGTTCCTGCATGA
- a CDS encoding AMP-binding protein yields the protein MTDGRPDWIHPAFRLIEGEEVFGWADLAALPVPAGGVVQADRPSRVLAALAAAEAAGQGVLLARGGAESAGWQSGQGFSVTLESSGTTGTPKRLRHDFVRLRGRLRGVAEEGARWLLTYDPGAFAGLQVMLTAAAAGALLVAVPSSGAGTIAALAQAARRHAVTHVSGTPSFWRAFLMALGDADLPLAAVTLGGEAADQPLLDRLAERFPQARLRHIYASTEAGALFAVADGRAGFPAAWLDAAPDGLELRIAEGVLEVRSPRAAPGAVDADGWLSTGDLVERRGDRVLFAGRLDGLVNVGGVKVSPEAVERCLLAVDGVADAAVVAVPSPITGHLLTATIVPVPGADESALRVALRAATADLPPAARPRALTFADHIPLSAAGKKSRKGSQ from the coding sequence ATGACAGACGGCCGCCCGGACTGGATCCATCCCGCCTTCCGCCTGATCGAAGGGGAGGAGGTCTTCGGCTGGGCAGACCTCGCCGCGCTGCCGGTGCCGGCAGGCGGGGTCGTGCAGGCCGACCGGCCGTCGCGTGTGCTGGCGGCGCTGGCCGCTGCGGAGGCGGCGGGGCAGGGGGTTCTGCTGGCCCGAGGCGGTGCGGAGTCCGCAGGCTGGCAGTCGGGACAGGGCTTCTCCGTCACGCTGGAAAGCTCCGGCACCACCGGCACGCCCAAGCGCCTGCGCCATGATTTCGTCCGCCTGCGCGGCCGGCTGCGCGGCGTGGCGGAGGAGGGCGCGCGCTGGCTGCTGACCTATGATCCGGGCGCCTTCGCCGGCCTGCAGGTGATGCTGACCGCCGCCGCGGCCGGTGCGCTGCTGGTCGCCGTGCCCAGTTCTGGTGCGGGAACGATCGCCGCGCTGGCGCAGGCGGCGCGGCGCCATGCCGTGACCCATGTCAGCGGCACGCCCAGCTTCTGGCGCGCCTTCCTGATGGCGCTGGGCGATGCGGACTTGCCGCTCGCCGCAGTGACGCTGGGGGGCGAGGCCGCCGACCAGCCGCTTCTCGACCGGCTGGCGGAGCGGTTTCCCCAGGCCCGGCTTCGCCACATCTACGCCTCGACCGAGGCGGGGGCGCTGTTCGCCGTCGCCGATGGTCGGGCCGGCTTTCCGGCGGCCTGGCTGGACGCGGCGCCCGACGGGCTGGAACTGCGCATCGCCGAAGGGGTGCTGGAGGTGCGCAGCCCGCGCGCGGCACCGGGTGCGGTCGATGCCGACGGCTGGCTGTCCACCGGGGACCTCGTGGAACGCCGGGGCGACCGGGTGCTGTTCGCCGGGCGGCTCGACGGGTTGGTCAATGTCGGCGGGGTGAAGGTCTCACCGGAGGCGGTGGAGCGGTGCCTGCTGGCGGTCGACGGGGTGGCGGATGCCGCGGTCGTCGCGGTGCCGAGCCCGATAACCGGCCATCTCCTGACCGCCACCATCGTTCCGGTCCCGGGCGCCGATGAGTCCGCCCTTCGCGTTGCCCTGCGCGCCGCCACCGCCGACCTGCCGCCGGCCGCCCGGCCGCGCGCCCTGACTTTCGCCGACCATATCCCGCTGAGCGCCGCGGGCAAGAAGAGCCGAAAGGGATCCCAATGA
- a CDS encoding SDR family NAD(P)-dependent oxidoreductase yields the protein MTASAPASTAPASTAPASTAIGPKRHVIVTGGSRGLGLALVEALLADDYRVSTCSRSSSDALERLAGPDLFWHPCRIGDGDEVRAFFDAAIAWGGEAPLWGLVNNAGIAREGVLATFPEVDAEAVIQTNLTGALQAARAFLRAKLTARGAGARGGRIVNVSSIIGQRGYVGLAAYSASKAGLDGLTRALAREVGRRAITVNSVAPGYLDTEMSGTLSDGQRDQIVRRTPLGRLGTAADVVPLVRFLLGDGGGFITGQTLTVDGGITC from the coding sequence ATGACCGCGTCAGCCCCCGCGTCAACCGCCCCCGCGTCAACCGCCCCCGCGTCAACCGCCATTGGGCCGAAGCGCCACGTCATCGTCACCGGCGGCAGCCGCGGCCTCGGCCTTGCGCTGGTGGAGGCATTGCTGGCCGACGACTATCGGGTCTCCACCTGCAGCCGCTCCTCCTCCGACGCGCTGGAGCGGCTGGCCGGTCCCGACCTGTTCTGGCACCCCTGCCGCATCGGCGACGGCGACGAGGTGCGCGCCTTCTTCGATGCCGCCATCGCCTGGGGTGGCGAGGCGCCGCTGTGGGGGCTGGTCAACAATGCGGGTATCGCGCGCGAAGGCGTGCTGGCGACCTTCCCGGAGGTGGATGCGGAGGCGGTGATCCAGACCAACCTGACCGGCGCGCTCCAGGCCGCCCGCGCCTTCCTGCGGGCCAAGCTGACGGCGCGCGGGGCAGGTGCCCGCGGTGGGCGCATCGTCAACGTCTCCTCCATCATCGGCCAGCGCGGCTATGTCGGGCTCGCCGCCTATTCGGCGTCGAAGGCCGGTCTGGATGGGCTGACCCGTGCGTTGGCCCGGGAAGTCGGACGGCGGGCGATCACCGTCAACTCGGTGGCGCCGGGCTATCTCGACACCGAGATGTCGGGCACCTTGTCGGACGGGCAGCGCGACCAGATCGTCCGCCGCACGCCGCTGGGCCGGCTCGGCACCGCGGCGGACGTTGTTCCGCTGGTCCGTTTCCTGCTCGGCGACGGCGGTGGCTTCATCACGGGACAGACCCTTACGGTCGACGGCGGCATCACCTGCTGA
- a CDS encoding 3-oxoacyl-ACP synthase III family protein, with product MVASRIDGVGVRGVVGCVPEGRETVGDLARRFGDEAARKIAAATGIEERRIVAPGQCTSDLAEAAARRLLDGLGWEPGSIDLLVLVTQTHDQTLPGTASLLHRRLGLRKGAAVLDITHGCSGFVYGMWAAAGLLKAAGRRALLLVGDTTSRLVDPEDRAVAPLFGDGAAAIALELDDAASPMAFDLGSDGAGAPYLAADGGAMRHPDRPPRLFMDGTQVFAFTLREVPGSVRAVLECAGWTTDMVDHLVLHQANAQMIRHLGQKLGVSADRTVVALREVGNTSSASIPLALAGSLAEPLASGCRRLLLSGFGVGWSWGSAALAVGPLAVCETVVLSGRKYPAESAAPASPAP from the coding sequence ATGGTCGCCAGCCGGATCGACGGGGTGGGCGTGCGCGGCGTCGTCGGCTGCGTGCCGGAGGGGCGCGAGACGGTCGGGGATCTCGCCCGCCGTTTCGGCGATGAGGCTGCCCGCAAGATCGCCGCCGCCACCGGGATCGAGGAGCGGCGGATCGTCGCCCCCGGGCAATGCACCAGCGACCTTGCGGAGGCCGCCGCCCGCCGGCTGCTCGACGGTTTGGGCTGGGAGCCGGGCAGCATCGACCTGCTGGTCCTGGTGACCCAGACCCACGACCAGACGCTGCCGGGCACCGCCTCGCTCCTGCACCGGCGGCTCGGGCTGCGCAAGGGAGCGGCGGTGCTCGACATCACCCACGGCTGTTCCGGTTTCGTCTATGGGATGTGGGCGGCGGCGGGGCTGCTGAAGGCGGCCGGGCGGCGGGCGCTGCTGCTGGTCGGCGACACCACCTCGCGGCTGGTCGATCCGGAGGATCGCGCCGTGGCGCCGCTGTTCGGCGACGGCGCCGCCGCGATCGCCCTGGAACTGGACGACGCGGCCTCGCCCATGGCCTTCGACCTGGGAAGCGATGGCGCCGGTGCACCCTATCTGGCGGCGGACGGCGGCGCGATGCGCCATCCCGACCGGCCGCCGCGCCTGTTCATGGATGGAACCCAGGTCTTCGCCTTCACCCTGCGCGAGGTGCCGGGCAGCGTCCGCGCCGTGCTGGAGTGTGCCGGCTGGACCACGGACATGGTCGACCACCTCGTCCTGCACCAGGCCAACGCGCAAATGATCCGCCATCTCGGCCAGAAACTGGGGGTTTCCGCCGATCGCACCGTCGTCGCCCTGCGGGAGGTCGGCAACACCAGTTCCGCCTCCATCCCGCTGGCATTGGCCGGTTCGCTGGCGGAACCGCTGGCCTCTGGCTGCCGCCGGCTGTTGCTGTCGGGCTTCGGCGTCGGCTGGTCCTGGGGTAGCGCGGCGCTCGCCGTCGGACCGCTGGCGGTGTGCGAAACGGTTGTCCTGTCCGGCAGGAAATACCCGGCAGAATCTGCCGCCCCGGCAAGCCCTGCCCCCTGA
- a CDS encoding flagellin → MAGNVTLSSSMRTNLLQLQSTQEQINKKQNILSTGNKVNTALDGPTAFFSAKGLNQRAGDLTSLKDAMGQSISTIQAADKGLTAIDSMVDQAKGLTTAAYAALGNDAASIATRKSLASQFNTLRGQIDKLAADSGYGGKNLIAGNGLSMDSTASSRAAVNTIVGVDNARVTNVQAPDTYSIRIKGDGSIEGKTSDINSAENAHGLTGLKLSGTISSTSGSFSNVQIEVRGANGRSRDIIVSDGNESRTTSYFDNTQTTSTNLKQAATSTQAQISTVNVSGTIEEGDIFSITVEGQTFSYTATSGDVAVGQNAAKNVATNLKNSISSAISGSGRLAGKDVASAAIGGSGTITLTGNTTTGVVRDFTLTSSTTNALTKKISESFASGTVVSFTVDRRLLEAANNQGNGISTIEKKVDLQIQVTNSNGAQVTRDGMSDQGDGKLASGDQAFAFDSGTVHLDVDAKTIKQAASSNCSANIVTKQISDANSSNDITVQLNETNTNSITVNAVNLTTSGQGLKLDEAQNDWTDRKDIDKAVAGLDNAKSTIRSASQSLSTNLNIITTRENFTKEFSDVLTEGASKLTLADQNEEGASLLMLQTRQQLGTIALSLANQSQQSILRLF, encoded by the coding sequence ATGGCTGGCAACGTTACCCTCTCTTCGTCCATGCGGACCAACCTGCTGCAGCTGCAAAGCACGCAGGAACAGATCAACAAGAAACAGAACATCCTGTCGACGGGCAACAAGGTCAACACCGCCCTCGACGGCCCGACCGCCTTCTTCTCGGCCAAGGGTCTGAACCAGCGCGCCGGCGACCTGACGTCGCTGAAGGACGCGATGGGTCAGTCGATCAGCACCATCCAGGCCGCCGACAAGGGTCTGACCGCCATCGACTCCATGGTCGACCAGGCCAAGGGCCTGACCACCGCCGCCTATGCGGCCCTGGGCAACGACGCCGCCTCCATCGCCACCCGCAAGTCGCTGGCTTCGCAGTTCAACACGCTGCGCGGACAGATCGACAAGCTGGCCGCCGACAGCGGTTACGGCGGTAAGAATCTGATCGCCGGCAACGGCCTCAGCATGGACAGCACCGCCTCGTCCCGTGCCGCCGTCAACACCATCGTCGGCGTCGACAATGCCCGCGTCACCAACGTGCAGGCGCCGGACACCTATTCGATCCGCATCAAGGGCGACGGCTCGATCGAGGGCAAGACCTCCGACATCAATTCGGCCGAGAATGCGCACGGCCTGACCGGCCTGAAGCTGTCGGGCACCATTTCCAGCACCTCGGGCAGCTTCTCCAACGTCCAGATCGAGGTGCGCGGCGCCAACGGCCGCAGCCGTGACATCATCGTGTCGGACGGCAACGAGAGCCGGACGACCTCCTACTTCGACAACACGCAGACGACCTCCACCAACCTGAAGCAGGCGGCGACGTCGACGCAGGCCCAGATCTCCACGGTGAACGTCAGCGGCACCATCGAAGAAGGCGACATCTTCTCGATCACGGTGGAAGGCCAGACCTTCAGCTACACCGCCACCAGCGGCGACGTCGCGGTCGGCCAGAACGCCGCCAAGAACGTCGCGACCAACCTGAAGAACTCGATCAGCAGCGCCATCTCTGGCAGCGGCCGTCTGGCCGGCAAGGATGTCGCCTCCGCCGCCATCGGCGGCAGCGGCACCATCACGCTGACCGGCAACACCACGACCGGCGTGGTGCGCGACTTCACCCTGACCTCCAGCACGACCAACGCGCTGACCAAGAAGATCTCGGAGAGCTTCGCGTCGGGCACCGTCGTGTCCTTCACGGTCGACCGCCGCCTGCTGGAAGCGGCGAACAACCAGGGCAACGGCATCTCGACCATCGAGAAGAAGGTCGACCTGCAAATCCAGGTCACCAACTCCAACGGCGCCCAGGTCACCCGCGACGGCATGAGCGATCAGGGCGACGGCAAGCTTGCGAGCGGCGATCAGGCCTTCGCCTTCGACAGCGGCACGGTCCATCTGGACGTCGATGCCAAGACCATCAAGCAGGCTGCTTCGAGCAACTGCTCGGCCAACATCGTCACCAAGCAGATCTCCGACGCCAACTCGTCGAACGACATCACCGTCCAGCTCAACGAGACGAACACCAATTCGATCACGGTGAACGCGGTGAACCTGACCACCAGCGGTCAGGGTCTGAAGCTCGACGAAGCGCAGAACGACTGGACGGACCGCAAGGACATCGACAAGGCGGTCGCCGGTCTTGACAACGCCAAGTCGACGATCCGTTCTGCTTCGCAGTCGCTGTCGACCAACCTGAACATCATCACGACCCGTGAGAACTTCACCAAGGAGTTCAGCGACGTGCTGACGGAAGGCGCCAGCAAGCTGACGCTGGCCGACCAGAACGAGGAAGGCGCCAGCCTGCTGATGCTGCAGACCCGGCAGCAGCTGGGCACCATCGCCCTCTCGCTGGCCAACCAGTCGCAGCAGTCGATCCTGCGCCTGTTCTAA
- a CDS encoding flagellar biosynthesis repressor FlbT: protein MPLKFVLRPNEKVIINGAVIGAGDRPGSFFLYNTANFLRGREVLKEEQIDCIEKKLYFVIQLVYIFPEDSTLNLQRFASILDETREARPDAAKTLDEITRLVDGRNYYRALKLCRKLFRAADGAVVDDGAEQIGAEQIGGGADDDDTPTTDRMP, encoded by the coding sequence ATGCCACTCAAGTTCGTGCTTCGTCCCAACGAGAAGGTCATCATCAACGGTGCCGTCATCGGTGCCGGCGACCGTCCGGGCTCGTTCTTCCTTTACAACACCGCCAATTTCCTGCGTGGACGCGAGGTGCTGAAGGAAGAGCAGATCGACTGTATCGAGAAGAAGCTCTATTTCGTCATTCAGCTCGTCTACATCTTCCCGGAAGACTCGACGCTGAACCTTCAGCGCTTCGCCTCCATTCTCGACGAAACGCGCGAGGCGCGGCCCGACGCCGCCAAGACGCTGGACGAGATCACGCGACTGGTCGATGGCCGCAACTACTACCGGGCGCTCAAGCTCTGCCGCAAACTGTTCAGGGCGGCGGACGGCGCGGTGGTCGATGACGGTGCCGAGCAGATCGGCGCCGAACAGATCGGCGGTGGCGCCGACGACGACGACACCCCGACGACAGACCGGATGCCGTGA